Proteins from a single region of Haloplanus sp. GDY1:
- a CDS encoding b(o/a)3-type cytochrome-c oxidase subunit 1, producing the protein MAYVDDFPTDARIVRWNMAVAFLALGVGGLFGMVQALHRTGYFRGFVSSADYYTVLTGHGVLLALVFTTFALCGLFTWGVTRSLDRSLPSARFAMTWFGLMLVGSLMAAVTILGGLVPSMPLSADVLYTFYAPMEAHPLFYLGLTLFIVGSWLAGVDWFRTYWRWRGDNPDARIPLQTFMVLTTMLMWYISSAGVAVEVLFFLLPWSLGLIQEVDPLLTRTLFWYFGHPVVYFWLMPAYFIWYTVLPKLSGGRLFSDPLARVVFVLFLLLSTPVGFHHQYVDPGIPEGFKFIAMTNTMFLLLPSLLTAFTVVASMEHGARQRGGEGRLSWLRKLPWDEPAFAGCALAGLMFAAGGFSGMINAGMNINYLIHNTLWVPGHFHLTVGTASALTFMAAGYWLFPQITGNRLRFRTLATVQPYLWFVGMTLMSNAMHRAGLAGIPRRTAEPQYGSVAFEGVVGGVSEMRLQIAIGGTLLFVALVLFLLVVFATWLGGDGTDTLRVNSSIPTPLSGPEHSPRILDNLKLWTAVAIVLIALAYGLPLWALVGDGLFAPGSPPIPV; encoded by the coding sequence ATGGCATACGTCGACGACTTCCCGACCGACGCGCGCATCGTTCGCTGGAACATGGCCGTGGCCTTCCTGGCGCTCGGCGTCGGCGGCCTGTTCGGCATGGTGCAGGCGCTCCACCGGACGGGCTACTTCCGCGGCTTCGTGAGTTCCGCCGACTACTACACGGTGCTCACGGGCCACGGCGTCCTCCTCGCGCTGGTGTTCACCACCTTCGCCCTCTGTGGGCTGTTCACGTGGGGCGTCACCCGCAGTCTCGACCGCTCGCTGCCGAGCGCGCGGTTCGCGATGACCTGGTTCGGGCTGATGCTCGTTGGCTCCCTCATGGCGGCGGTCACCATCCTCGGTGGCCTCGTCCCCTCGATGCCCCTGAGCGCGGACGTGCTCTACACGTTCTACGCGCCGATGGAGGCACACCCGCTCTTCTACCTCGGGCTGACGCTCTTCATCGTCGGCTCGTGGCTGGCGGGCGTCGACTGGTTCCGCACCTACTGGCGCTGGCGGGGCGACAACCCCGACGCGCGCATTCCCCTGCAGACGTTCATGGTGTTGACGACCATGCTGATGTGGTACATCTCGTCGGCCGGCGTCGCCGTCGAGGTCCTCTTTTTCCTCCTGCCGTGGTCGCTCGGCCTGATCCAGGAGGTCGACCCGCTCCTCACCCGGACGCTGTTCTGGTACTTCGGCCACCCGGTCGTCTACTTCTGGCTCATGCCGGCCTACTTCATCTGGTACACCGTGTTGCCGAAACTGTCGGGGGGACGCCTGTTCAGCGACCCGCTCGCGCGGGTGGTGTTCGTCCTCTTTCTCCTGCTGTCGACGCCGGTCGGCTTCCACCACCAGTACGTCGACCCCGGGATTCCGGAGGGGTTCAAGTTCATCGCGATGACGAACACCATGTTCCTCCTGCTGCCGAGCCTGCTCACCGCCTTCACCGTCGTCGCCAGCATGGAACACGGTGCGAGACAGCGTGGCGGTGAGGGGCGGCTGTCCTGGCTGCGGAAACTCCCCTGGGACGAACCCGCCTTCGCCGGCTGTGCGCTCGCCGGCCTCATGTTCGCCGCCGGCGGCTTCTCCGGCATGATCAACGCGGGCATGAACATCAACTACCTCATCCACAACACGCTGTGGGTGCCGGGCCACTTCCACCTCACCGTCGGCACCGCCTCCGCGCTCACGTTCATGGCGGCGGGCTACTGGCTGTTCCCGCAGATCACCGGCAACCGCCTGCGGTTCCGCACGCTGGCGACGGTCCAGCCGTACCTCTGGTTCGTCGGCATGACCCTGATGTCGAACGCGATGCACCGCGCCGGCCTCGCGGGGATCCCGCGGCGCACCGCCGAACCGCAGTACGGAAGCGTCGCCTTCGAGGGCGTCGTCGGCGGCGTGAGCGAGATGCGCCTCCAGATCGCCATCGGCGGCACCCTCCTGTTCGTCGCGCTCGTCCTGTTCCTGCTCGTCGTCTTCGCGACCTGGCTCGGTGGCGACGGCACCGACACCCTCCGGGTCAACAGTTCGATCCCGACGCCGCTCTCGGGGCCGGAACACAGCCCGCGGATCCTCGACAACCTGAAGCTCTGGACGGCGGTCGCCATCGTGCTGATCGCGCTGGCCTACGGCCTGCCGCTGTGGGCGCTGGTCGGCGACGGCCTGTTCGCGCCGGGCAGCCCGCCGATTCCGGTCTAA
- a CDS encoding PQQ-dependent sugar dehydrogenase has product MAADRRRFLRRAGLALLGGLAGCGGRGASDGASPSSTAVTTGRAPTADPDRPGVGTELVAEGFTAPTDVVAPAGTDRLLVADQPGQVYPGDATTPLLDLSDRLVALRSGPDERGLLGLALHPDFPADRRLFVRYSAPPRESAPPGYSHTFVLSAFPVDLDRGSVGSERVVLEIDQPQPNHNAGAVGFGPDGYLYVGVGDGGGGGDVGRGHAADWYERTRGGNGQDVTSNLLGSVLRIDVDGDAPYAVPEGNPLVGRDGLDEQWAWGFRNPWRFSVDGDALLVADVGEGRYEEVNRVERGGNYGWNVREGTGCFDPSAPSEPPAGCPGHTLSGAQLHDPVVEYPHPGVGDGDGPTGVAVVGGYRYRGGVDALDGRYVFADWRAEGRLFLADPRGADRWPLSTVALRDASAPFVRAFGRGPAGDLYVLTSERAGVSGSTGACYRLVD; this is encoded by the coding sequence ATGGCCGCCGACCGCCGTCGGTTCCTGCGCCGCGCCGGCCTCGCCCTCCTCGGCGGCCTCGCCGGGTGTGGCGGCCGTGGGGCGTCGGACGGGGCGTCCCCCTCGTCGACGGCCGTGACGACCGGGCGGGCACCGACCGCCGACCCGGACCGACCGGGCGTCGGCACCGAACTCGTGGCCGAGGGCTTCACCGCGCCGACGGACGTCGTCGCTCCGGCCGGCACCGATCGCCTCCTCGTCGCCGACCAACCCGGGCAGGTGTATCCGGGCGACGCGACCACCCCCCTGCTGGACCTCTCGGATCGGCTGGTCGCCCTCCGGAGCGGTCCGGACGAGCGGGGACTGCTCGGCCTGGCGCTTCACCCCGACTTCCCGGCCGACCGTCGGCTGTTCGTCCGCTACAGCGCCCCGCCTCGCGAGTCGGCGCCGCCGGGCTACTCCCACACGTTCGTCCTCTCGGCGTTTCCGGTGGACCTCGACCGCGGGTCGGTCGGGAGCGAACGGGTCGTCCTCGAGATCGACCAGCCCCAGCCGAACCACAACGCCGGCGCCGTCGGCTTCGGTCCCGACGGCTACCTCTACGTCGGCGTCGGCGACGGGGGTGGGGGCGGCGACGTGGGGCGCGGCCACGCGGCGGACTGGTACGAGCGGACCCGCGGCGGCAACGGGCAGGACGTCACGTCGAACCTGCTCGGGAGCGTCCTCCGCATCGACGTCGACGGCGACGCGCCCTACGCCGTCCCCGAGGGCAACCCGCTCGTCGGCCGCGACGGCCTCGACGAGCAGTGGGCGTGGGGCTTTCGCAACCCGTGGCGGTTCTCCGTCGACGGGGACGCCCTCCTCGTGGCGGACGTCGGCGAGGGTCGCTACGAGGAGGTGAACCGCGTCGAACGCGGCGGCAACTACGGCTGGAACGTCCGCGAGGGGACTGGCTGTTTCGATCCGTCGGCGCCGAGCGAGCCCCCCGCCGGCTGCCCGGGCCACACGCTCTCGGGGGCGCAACTCCACGACCCGGTCGTCGAGTACCCCCACCCCGGCGTCGGGGACGGCGACGGACCGACCGGCGTCGCCGTCGTCGGCGGGTATCGGTACCGCGGCGGCGTCGACGCCCTCGACGGCCGGTACGTCTTCGCCGACTGGCGGGCCGAGGGCCGCCTGTTCCTCGCCGACCCGCGCGGGGCGGATCGCTGGCCGCTCTCGACGGTCGCCCTCCGGGACGCCTCGGCCCCGTTCGTCCGCGCCTTCGGCCGGGGGCCGGCGGGGGACCTCTACGTCCTGACGAGCGAGCGCGCCGGCGTCTCGGGGTCGACCGGGGCGTGCTATCGGCTGGTCGACTAG
- the hemH gene encoding ferrochelatase yields the protein MTSGIVLLNFGEPSEGRRDEVLDYLERIFLANMSIEGETTEAAARERARELAERRAPGLMAEYDDIGGSPLIDHATTQATLLDEELARRGYDVETYHGMQYTAPFITDAVEAAREDGVDHLIGLPIYPLCGPSTTVQSLDELDEALAEVGWDVPVDALTGWHRHPGYTRARVDNLRRYLDGNDLSLGDGTRLVFSAHGTPQYYLDEGSRYEEYVEEFCSVVATALDAPDYELGYQNHENRDVEWTAPDVEEVVETVDADRIVVEPVSFMHEQSETLSELDIELREEAEERGLEFHRVPIPYDDERFVGALADLVEPFVAGYDPEYAGLHPCECRDEPGTMCLNAPHEA from the coding sequence ATGACCTCCGGGATCGTGTTACTCAACTTCGGTGAGCCGTCAGAGGGGCGTAGGGACGAGGTGCTCGACTATCTGGAGCGCATCTTCCTGGCGAACATGTCCATCGAGGGGGAGACGACCGAGGCGGCGGCCCGGGAGCGCGCCCGGGAACTCGCCGAGCGGCGCGCGCCCGGCCTCATGGCCGAGTACGACGACATCGGCGGCTCCCCGCTGATCGATCACGCCACCACGCAGGCGACGCTGCTCGACGAGGAACTGGCCCGCCGGGGGTACGACGTCGAGACCTATCACGGGATGCAGTACACGGCTCCCTTCATCACCGACGCGGTGGAGGCGGCCCGCGAGGACGGCGTTGATCACCTGATCGGGCTCCCGATCTACCCGCTCTGTGGCCCCTCGACGACCGTCCAGTCGCTCGACGAACTCGACGAGGCGCTCGCCGAGGTGGGGTGGGACGTCCCCGTCGACGCCCTGACCGGCTGGCACAGACACCCCGGCTACACCCGGGCCCGCGTCGACAACCTCCGTCGCTACCTCGACGGCAACGACCTCTCGCTCGGGGACGGCACCCGCCTCGTCTTCTCCGCACACGGCACGCCCCAGTACTACCTCGACGAGGGGAGCCGGTACGAGGAGTACGTCGAGGAGTTCTGTTCGGTGGTGGCGACCGCGCTCGACGCGCCCGACTACGAACTCGGCTACCAGAACCACGAGAACCGCGACGTCGAGTGGACCGCCCCCGACGTGGAGGAAGTCGTCGAGACGGTGGACGCCGACCGGATCGTCGTCGAACCGGTGAGCTTCATGCACGAACAGAGCGAGACGCTGTCGGAACTCGACATCGAACTCCGCGAGGAGGCCGAGGAGCGCGGCCTGGAGTTCCACCGCGTCCCCATCCCCTACGACGACGAGCGGTTCGTCGGCGCGCTCGCGGACCTGGTCGAGCCGTTCGTCGCCGGCTACGATCCGGAGTACGCCGGCCTCCACCCGTGTGAGTGCCGTGACGAACCGGGGACGATGTGTCTCAACGCCCCCCACGAGGCATGA
- the hemG gene encoding protoporphyrinogen oxidase, which translates to MTVGIVGAGITGLALAHYCRERGVDAVAFEASAEPGGVIRSTRVDGRVLEHGPQRTRLTPEIEGLVADCDLDDALLTADTDLPLYVYADGRLRRVPFSPRAFLSTDLLSARGKLRMLAEPLTDGARDDETAADYFVRKFGREAYHNLVEPLFGGIYGSDPAEMPGKYALRTIRKMERSGSLVRAAVNRRLEGKERQPPVSFVEGMAQLPRALYERNADRVELETPVERVSADGSGYRLDTADGSRRVERVVLTTRSDVAAGLLADVDPGSARALRRLYYNPLAYVHLVSDAEPDGYGYQVRHDEPLHTLGVTWNASLFDRDGVYTCFLGGMENPGLVDRPADELGRIAREEFEAVLGASAEVVNVTRHPRGIPAYDGSWTAMEDVDTPEGITLATNYTGRMGVPARIREAKRLAESFAADRDAAEPVAHRSD; encoded by the coding sequence ATGACCGTCGGCATCGTCGGCGCCGGCATCACGGGGCTCGCCCTCGCACACTACTGTCGCGAGCGCGGCGTCGACGCGGTGGCCTTCGAGGCGTCGGCGGAACCGGGCGGCGTGATCCGGTCGACGCGGGTCGACGGGCGCGTCCTCGAACACGGTCCCCAGCGCACCCGCCTGACGCCCGAGATCGAGGGACTGGTCGCGGACTGTGACCTCGACGACGCCCTCCTGACCGCCGACACCGACCTCCCGCTGTACGTCTACGCCGACGGCCGCCTCCGGCGGGTGCCGTTCTCGCCGCGGGCGTTCCTGTCGACCGACCTGCTCTCGGCGCGGGGGAAACTCCGGATGCTCGCGGAGCCGTTGACCGACGGCGCCCGCGACGACGAGACGGCCGCCGACTACTTCGTCCGGAAGTTCGGCCGCGAGGCGTACCACAACCTCGTCGAACCCCTGTTCGGCGGCATCTACGGCTCCGACCCCGCCGAGATGCCCGGGAAGTACGCCCTGCGGACGATCCGCAAGATGGAGCGCTCGGGCAGCCTCGTCCGGGCCGCCGTCAACCGACGGCTGGAGGGCAAGGAGCGCCAACCCCCCGTCTCCTTCGTCGAGGGCATGGCCCAGTTGCCGCGCGCGCTCTACGAACGCAACGCGGATCGGGTGGAACTGGAGACGCCGGTCGAGCGGGTGTCGGCCGACGGATCGGGCTACCGCCTCGACACCGCGGACGGGAGTCGGCGCGTCGAGCGCGTGGTCCTCACGACGCGGTCCGACGTCGCCGCGGGACTCCTGGCGGACGTCGACCCGGGGAGCGCCCGGGCGCTCCGCCGCCTCTACTACAACCCGCTCGCGTACGTCCACCTCGTCTCCGACGCCGAGCCCGACGGCTACGGCTACCAGGTGCGCCACGACGAACCGCTCCACACGCTGGGGGTGACCTGGAACGCGAGCCTCTTCGACCGCGACGGCGTCTACACCTGCTTCCTCGGCGGCATGGAGAACCCCGGGCTGGTCGACCGCCCGGCGGACGAACTCGGGCGGATCGCTCGCGAGGAGTTCGAGGCGGTGCTTGGCGCGTCCGCCGAGGTGGTGAACGTCACGCGCCACCCGCGCGGCATCCCCGCCTACGACGGATCGTGGACGGCGATGGAAGACGTCGACACGCCCGAGGGCATCACGCTGGCGACGAACTACACGGGGCGGATGGGCGTCCCGGCGCGGATCCGGGAGGCGAAGCGACTGGCGGAGTCGTTCGCGGCCGACCGCGACGCCGCCGAACCCGTCGCCCATCGTAGCGATTGA
- the hemE gene encoding uroporphyrinogen decarboxylase → MSHLLVRAARGERTERPPVWLMRQAGRHIPEYREIRADYGFREAIETPEVATRITLLPWDLYEPDGVVMFSDILTVLEPLGFDYHLESGVGPVVENPVEGPADAERPRGSVAEDLDFVGSLLDNLVERVGDETAIIGFAGGPFTLASYAVAGGTSRNHGPVRRFRARHPEAFRTLLSAFADVVREYLEYQAAHGADVVQLFDTYAGVLSPADYREFVLPLHREILSDLSVPSIVFVRNMAGRLDSLDATGADVVGLDWTVDMAEARAALGDRPVQGNLDPQHLFGSPEFVRERTEAVIDAAGPRGHILNLGHGVDRDTPVESVRAFVETAKSVERDSSD, encoded by the coding sequence ATGAGCCACCTCCTCGTCCGCGCGGCACGCGGCGAACGGACCGAGCGGCCGCCGGTCTGGCTGATGCGGCAGGCCGGGCGGCACATCCCCGAATATCGCGAGATCCGCGCGGACTACGGGTTTCGCGAGGCCATCGAGACCCCAGAGGTCGCCACGCGCATCACCCTCCTGCCGTGGGACCTCTACGAGCCCGACGGGGTGGTGATGTTCTCGGACATTTTGACGGTGCTCGAACCGCTGGGGTTCGACTACCACCTCGAGAGCGGCGTCGGGCCGGTCGTCGAGAACCCGGTCGAGGGGCCCGCCGACGCCGAGCGACCCCGCGGGTCGGTGGCCGAGGACCTCGATTTCGTCGGGTCGCTCCTCGACAACCTGGTCGAGCGGGTCGGCGACGAAACCGCGATCATCGGCTTCGCCGGCGGCCCCTTCACGCTCGCCTCCTACGCCGTCGCCGGCGGCACCTCGCGCAACCACGGCCCCGTGCGCCGGTTCCGCGCCCGCCACCCCGAGGCCTTCCGAACCCTCCTCTCGGCCTTCGCGGACGTGGTGCGGGAGTATCTGGAGTATCAGGCCGCCCACGGCGCCGACGTGGTGCAACTGTTCGACACCTACGCCGGCGTGCTCTCCCCCGCCGATTACCGGGAGTTCGTCCTGCCGCTCCACCGCGAGATCCTCTCGGACCTCTCGGTGCCCTCCATCGTCTTCGTCCGCAACATGGCCGGCCGCCTCGACAGCCTCGACGCGACGGGGGCCGACGTGGTCGGCCTCGACTGGACCGTCGACATGGCCGAAGCCCGGGCGGCACTCGGTGACCGGCCGGTGCAGGGCAACCTCGACCCGCAGCATCTCTTCGGCTCGCCCGAGTTCGTCCGCGAGCGAACCGAGGCGGTCATCGACGCCGCGGGGCCGCGGGGGCACATCCTCAACCTCGGCCACGGCGTCGACCGCGACACCCCCGTCGAGTCCGTGCGGGCGTTCGTCGAGACGGCGAAGTCGGTGGAGCGCGATAGTAGCGATTGA
- a CDS encoding winged helix-turn-helix transcriptional regulator produces the protein MAIQAGEGNDEETCYVIDSLEQIGSQWRLAVLHDLQGGEKRFNELKRSTGASSRTLSRVVDDLQEMGFVDRRLEEDAPVATYYSLTEKGESLCPVFDAIGDWAKEWVAEEGPEGNRSD, from the coding sequence ATGGCGATACAAGCGGGCGAGGGCAACGACGAGGAGACCTGTTACGTCATCGACTCGCTCGAACAGATCGGGTCGCAGTGGCGACTCGCGGTCCTGCACGACCTGCAGGGCGGCGAGAAGCGGTTCAACGAACTCAAGCGCTCGACCGGCGCGAGTTCCCGGACGCTCTCGCGGGTCGTCGACGACCTGCAGGAGATGGGGTTCGTCGACCGGCGGCTGGAGGAGGACGCGCCGGTGGCGACGTACTACTCGCTGACCGAGAAAGGGGAGTCGCTCTGTCCGGTGTTCGACGCCATCGGCGACTGGGCGAAGGAGTGGGTCGCGGAGGAGGGGCCGGAGGGTAATCGCAGCGATTGA
- a CDS encoding DoxX family protein: MAFDTAGAGVAFLLARVLFGAVLAFTGLNHFLNAEGMVGYAQAKGIPMASLAVPASGGLLLAGGLGIVLGVFPTLAAGALAVFFLVATPTMHDFWNAPEEEYQNEFNDFLKNVGLLGASLAFLALAGATWPLAVNVGL, encoded by the coding sequence ATGGCCTTCGACACCGCCGGTGCGGGCGTCGCCTTCCTGCTCGCGCGCGTTCTCTTCGGCGCCGTCCTCGCGTTCACCGGTCTGAACCACTTCCTGAACGCGGAGGGGATGGTCGGCTACGCGCAGGCGAAGGGCATTCCGATGGCCTCCCTCGCCGTGCCCGCCTCGGGCGGCCTCCTCCTGGCCGGCGGTCTGGGCATCGTCCTCGGCGTCTTCCCGACGCTCGCGGCCGGCGCCCTCGCCGTCTTCTTCCTCGTCGCGACGCCGACGATGCACGACTTCTGGAACGCCCCCGAGGAGGAGTACCAGAACGAGTTCAACGACTTCCTGAAGAACGTCGGCCTCCTGGGCGCGTCGCTCGCCTTCCTCGCGCTCGCCGGCGCCACGTGGCCGCTCGCGGTCAACGTCGGCCTCTGA
- a CDS encoding DUF6789 family protein: protein MGDEPRVETAIEEPALGESEEPLTARSIASAFAGGLAGLVVMSPLIAGVPILLGVFRLESLARFADLVISQADAVLGLVFFVAGGVVVLPLFFVVTATFLPPHEPRYLRGATISSFFWIGFVYIFWPGSTAFVNATFLLVTLVSHWIYGAVLGLVMQRLTGIPEHSV from the coding sequence ATGGGGGACGAACCACGGGTGGAGACGGCCATCGAGGAACCGGCACTCGGGGAGAGCGAGGAACCACTCACCGCCCGGAGCATCGCGAGCGCCTTCGCCGGCGGGCTCGCCGGCCTCGTCGTGATGTCGCCCCTGATCGCCGGGGTGCCGATCCTGCTCGGGGTCTTTCGGCTGGAGTCGCTCGCCCGCTTCGCCGACCTCGTCATCTCGCAGGCGGACGCCGTCCTCGGGCTCGTCTTCTTCGTCGCCGGCGGCGTCGTGGTGCTGCCGCTCTTTTTCGTCGTCACGGCGACCTTCCTGCCGCCCCACGAGCCCCGGTACCTGCGCGGCGCCACCATCAGCTCTTTCTTCTGGATCGGGTTCGTCTACATCTTCTGGCCCGGATCGACCGCCTTCGTCAACGCGACGTTCCTCCTCGTCACCCTCGTCTCGCACTGGATCTACGGCGCCGTCCTCGGCCTCGTGATGCAGCGACTCACCGGAATCCCGGAGCACAGCGTCTGA
- a CDS encoding DUF7410 domain-containing protein: MFPDADRRDAHAAPETAVRDDETVAAVCPYCRRPFAEREAHDLHLGERHADACSAAERDAYDAAREAERDALFYYHLRVVAALGVLYAVTVLLYMVALGGGFL, encoded by the coding sequence GTGTTTCCGGACGCCGACCGACGGGACGCCCACGCGGCCCCCGAGACGGCGGTCCGCGACGACGAGACGGTGGCCGCCGTCTGTCCATACTGTCGGCGCCCCTTCGCCGAGCGCGAGGCCCACGACCTGCACCTCGGGGAACGCCACGCCGACGCGTGTTCGGCCGCCGAGCGCGACGCCTACGACGCCGCTCGCGAGGCCGAGCGCGACGCCCTCTTCTACTACCACCTGCGCGTGGTTGCTGCGCTCGGCGTCCTCTATGCGGTCACCGTGCTGCTCTACATGGTCGCGCTGGGCGGCGGGTTCCTGTGA
- a CDS encoding zinc ribbon domain-containing protein codes for MTAPLAVAALVGIPLVQLPLVVFLSRYVELDGDEPRPPPGRGYVTYGTESARPGSREPALSCPHCGTLVADGYDYCGACVGRLPPRRARR; via the coding sequence ATGACCGCTCCGCTCGCCGTCGCCGCGCTCGTCGGCATCCCGCTCGTCCAGTTGCCGCTGGTGGTGTTTCTCTCGCGGTACGTCGAACTCGACGGCGACGAGCCCCGGCCGCCGCCGGGCCGGGGGTACGTGACCTACGGCACCGAGTCCGCGCGCCCCGGGAGCCGGGAGCCCGCACTGTCCTGTCCGCACTGCGGGACCCTCGTGGCCGACGGGTACGACTACTGCGGCGCCTGCGTCGGCCGACTCCCGCCGCGGCGCGCCCGCCGATGA
- a CDS encoding cytochrome C oxidase subunit IV family protein, protein MTRLKLYTAIYGVLFVSATVQVLVEGAGLAYGRALAIILALSFLKAAIVAAYYQHLRWEPRSITYLVGMGLLAALALTVAATYSIT, encoded by the coding sequence ATGACCAGGCTCAAACTCTACACCGCGATATACGGCGTCCTGTTCGTCTCGGCGACGGTCCAGGTGCTCGTCGAGGGGGCGGGGCTGGCCTACGGGCGGGCGCTGGCGATCATCCTGGCGCTGTCGTTCCTGAAGGCCGCCATCGTCGCCGCCTACTACCAGCATCTCCGGTGGGAGCCGCGGTCGATCACGTATCTCGTCGGGATGGGCCTGCTCGCGGCGCTCGCGTTGACCGTCGCGGCGACGTACTCGATCACATGA